The Lysobacter gummosus genome includes a region encoding these proteins:
- a CDS encoding hemopexin repeat-containing protein, with amino-acid sequence MPRSRLHCSSIAASILLALACAAPAMAKTPKVLFIGTDGFRGDVYGTTPTPNLDALVADGYLGREGLTADTAISGTGWSSLFTGVERDKHGVYDNSFKGKNYAAWPDVLSRVEAVAPGKRTAAALSWSPLATEIPWKADTVYNAGSDANVLSKGLELLGEAAGPDVLLLDFNQPDEAGHAGAYFNRDASGYTAAIRGIDGYIGQLTAKLRARANYANEDWLIIVGTDHGGSIHHGHNTPEDRKALIAFSGESVPKLGLEPLRLAPRQVDVAPSILAHLGLAVPAGLDGRPMHKPAREAAPAFGVNLLANADAEYSQGRIDRAYDSDVPGWRKGNGGQVVNYAQYAWLPARPSGGGANLLIGRDTSRSNTLSQRVDLRGLNLSDGAATFKFNADLGASSGHRARVFLRFYDLRGLASFSAAGIGHVFRGSDYYRYDIAADRVASGYPQSIAANWPGLEKFAGGARDIDAAFEAGNGKVYFFKDAQYLRYDLAARRADPGYPAAIAGSWPGLEKFAGGARDIEATFFFSRSKLYFFKGDQYIRYNLDSDRADSYYPGYLSDATWPGSGYWPANWSGALNFANSKSYVFKPGEYLRYDRVLDRADAGYPAAISASSWPGLQALYTGSAFELAPAGGNGALQTYALQGRVPADAQWAEVEIRFEHGNATGDAFADKLGLTIER; translated from the coding sequence ATGCCGCGTTCCCGATTGCATTGTTCCAGTATCGCTGCTTCCATCCTTCTGGCGCTGGCCTGCGCCGCGCCGGCCATGGCCAAGACGCCGAAGGTGTTGTTCATCGGCACCGACGGGTTTCGCGGCGACGTGTACGGCACCACGCCCACGCCGAACCTCGACGCCCTGGTCGCCGACGGTTATCTCGGCCGCGAAGGACTCACCGCCGACACCGCCATCAGCGGCACCGGGTGGTCGTCGCTGTTCACCGGCGTGGAGCGCGACAAGCACGGCGTCTACGACAACAGCTTCAAGGGCAAGAATTACGCTGCATGGCCCGACGTGCTGAGCCGCGTCGAAGCGGTCGCGCCGGGCAAGCGCACCGCCGCGGCCTTGTCGTGGTCGCCGCTGGCTACCGAGATTCCGTGGAAGGCCGACACGGTCTACAACGCCGGCAGCGACGCAAACGTGCTGAGCAAGGGGCTGGAACTGCTCGGCGAGGCGGCCGGTCCGGATGTGCTGCTGCTGGATTTCAATCAACCCGATGAAGCCGGCCACGCCGGCGCGTACTTCAACCGCGACGCCAGCGGCTATACCGCAGCGATCCGCGGCATCGACGGCTACATCGGCCAGCTCACGGCCAAGCTGCGCGCGCGTGCGAACTACGCCAACGAAGACTGGCTGATCATCGTCGGCACCGATCACGGCGGCTCGATCCATCACGGCCACAACACGCCGGAAGACCGCAAGGCGCTGATCGCCTTCAGCGGCGAATCCGTGCCCAAGCTCGGCCTGGAGCCGCTGCGTCTGGCGCCGCGCCAGGTCGATGTCGCGCCGAGCATCCTCGCCCATCTGGGCCTGGCGGTGCCGGCCGGTCTCGACGGCCGGCCGATGCACAAGCCCGCGCGCGAAGCCGCGCCGGCGTTCGGCGTGAATCTGCTTGCCAACGCCGATGCCGAATATTCGCAAGGCCGCATCGATCGCGCCTACGACAGCGACGTGCCGGGCTGGCGCAAGGGCAACGGCGGACAAGTGGTGAACTACGCGCAGTACGCGTGGTTGCCGGCGCGGCCCAGCGGCGGCGGCGCGAATCTGCTGATCGGTCGCGATACCTCGCGCAGCAATACTCTGAGCCAGCGTGTGGACTTGCGCGGGCTGAACCTCAGCGACGGCGCGGCGACGTTCAAGTTCAACGCCGATCTGGGCGCATCCAGCGGCCATCGCGCGCGGGTGTTCCTGCGCTTCTACGATCTGCGCGGACTGGCCAGCTTCAGCGCCGCCGGCATCGGCCACGTGTTCCGCGGCAGCGACTACTATCGCTACGACATCGCCGCCGACCGCGTCGCCAGCGGTTATCCGCAATCCATCGCCGCCAACTGGCCGGGGCTGGAGAAATTCGCCGGCGGCGCGCGCGATATCGACGCGGCTTTCGAAGCCGGCAACGGCAAGGTGTACTTCTTCAAGGACGCGCAGTACCTGCGCTACGACCTGGCCGCGCGCCGCGCCGACCCGGGCTATCCCGCGGCGATCGCCGGCAGCTGGCCGGGCCTGGAGAAATTCGCCGGCGGCGCGCGCGACATCGAAGCGACGTTCTTCTTCAGCCGCAGCAAGCTGTATTTCTTCAAGGGCGATCAGTACATCCGCTACAACCTCGATAGCGATCGCGCCGACAGCTATTACCCCGGCTATCTGTCCGACGCCACCTGGCCGGGCAGCGGCTACTGGCCGGCGAACTGGTCGGGCGCGCTGAACTTCGCCAACAGCAAGTCGTACGTCTTCAAGCCCGGCGAGTATCTGCGTTACGACCGCGTGCTCGATCGCGCCGACGCCGGTTATCCGGCGGCGATCAGCGCCTCCAGCTGGCCGGGCCTGCAAGCGCTCTACACCGGCAGCGCGTTCGAACTCGCGCCCGCCGGCGGCAACGGCGCCTTGCAGACCTACGCGTTGCAGGGCCGCGTCCCGGCCGACGCGCAATGGGCCGAAGTGGAAATCCGCTTCGAGCACGGCAACGCCACCGGCGATGCGTTCGCGGACAAGCTGGGTCTGACGATCGAGCGCTGA
- the phnF gene encoding phosphonate metabolism transcriptional regulator PhnF: MTSTQRAVVASDSADTAAALFAPDENPHREGDAAAGDHPAQRDAALPLWQQIEASLLKDIRAGNLSEGDKLPSAFDLAKRFGVNRHTVRRAIEALEERGFLRTETGRGSFVQEHPYHYPIGRRTRFGKAMHDLNVESRYRLIEAGIQTPPRQVSRSLGLISGERVHRIVYSSEVEGRTVDHSEAWFPASRFPGLDRVFAEQLSVTRTLAEFGVRDYLRKHTSVMARLPGAEVARVLGQSTRRPVLCVHSLNVDTQGVPVQFGVTSFAGDWVQLMVMTDS, from the coding sequence ATGACATCCACCCAGCGAGCCGTCGTAGCCAGCGACTCCGCCGACACGGCCGCCGCGCTGTTCGCGCCGGACGAAAACCCGCATCGCGAGGGCGACGCCGCCGCGGGCGATCACCCCGCCCAGCGCGATGCCGCGCTGCCGCTGTGGCAACAGATCGAGGCCTCGTTGCTGAAGGACATCCGCGCCGGCAACCTGAGCGAAGGCGACAAACTGCCGTCGGCGTTCGATCTGGCCAAGCGCTTCGGCGTCAACCGCCACACCGTGCGCCGCGCCATCGAAGCCCTGGAAGAACGCGGCTTCCTGCGCACCGAAACCGGCCGCGGCAGCTTCGTGCAGGAGCATCCTTATCACTATCCGATCGGCCGCCGCACCCGCTTCGGCAAGGCCATGCACGACCTCAACGTGGAAAGCCGCTATCGCCTGATCGAAGCGGGCATCCAGACGCCGCCGCGCCAGGTCTCGCGCTCGCTGGGGCTGATCTCGGGCGAACGCGTGCACCGCATCGTCTATTCCAGCGAAGTCGAAGGCCGCACCGTCGACCACAGCGAGGCCTGGTTTCCGGCCTCGCGTTTCCCCGGCCTGGACCGTGTATTCGCCGAACAATTGTCGGTGACCCGCACCCTGGCCGAATTCGGCGTACGCGATTATCTGCGCAAGCACACCTCGGTGATGGCGCGCCTGCCCGGCGCCGAAGTCGCGCGCGTGCTCGGCCAGTCCACGCGCCGGCCGGTGTTGTGCGTGCACTCGCTCAACGTCGATACCCAGGGCGTGCCGGTGCAGTTCGGCGTGACTTCCTTCGCCGGCGACTGGGTGCAGCTGATGGTGATGACCGATTCGTGA
- a CDS encoding TIGR03364 family FAD-dependent oxidoreductase, with protein MKSESALVIGAGIVGLSIARALAVRGHRVTVLERYDRAVGASVRNFGMIWPIGVTNGAAYERALRSRAIWQEVIDGAKLWHDPCGSLHMAYEQDEWEVLEQYAASNRSLRPCSLLDRDAALAISPALVGENLRGALFNRDEMIVDPRQALAALPGYLHERYGVEFHWRTPVTAVESGRAHSGARRFEADRVFVCNGPDFEQLYPQVYAAAPLTRCKLQMMRLAAQPDGFRLGSALCGGLSLVHYAGFQQAADVAPLRARYQEQFGELIELGIHVMAAQNGRGEITIGDSHAYAHTHDPFDEHSINAKVLDYLGRFLRLPDPRVIQTWHGIYPKLTDGSSEFVAEPAPGVTIVNAIGGGGLGMTLSFGLAEEIVDGRYGAVRRSAA; from the coding sequence ATGAAATCCGAATCCGCTCTCGTCATCGGCGCCGGCATCGTCGGCCTGTCCATCGCCCGCGCGCTCGCCGTGCGCGGCCACCGCGTCACCGTCCTGGAACGCTACGACCGCGCGGTCGGCGCTTCGGTGCGCAACTTCGGCATGATCTGGCCGATCGGCGTGACCAACGGTGCCGCCTACGAGCGCGCCCTGCGTTCGCGCGCGATCTGGCAAGAAGTTATCGACGGCGCCAAGCTCTGGCACGACCCCTGCGGCTCGCTGCACATGGCCTACGAGCAAGACGAATGGGAGGTGCTGGAACAATACGCGGCCTCCAACCGTTCGCTGCGTCCGTGTTCGCTGCTCGATCGCGACGCGGCGCTGGCGATCTCGCCGGCGCTGGTCGGCGAGAACCTGCGCGGCGCGCTGTTCAACCGCGACGAGATGATCGTCGATCCGCGCCAGGCCCTGGCTGCGCTGCCGGGCTATCTGCACGAACGCTACGGCGTGGAATTTCATTGGCGCACGCCGGTGACCGCGGTGGAAAGCGGACGCGCGCATTCGGGCGCGCGCCGCTTCGAGGCCGACCGGGTGTTCGTGTGCAACGGCCCTGACTTCGAACAGTTGTATCCGCAGGTGTATGCGGCGGCGCCGCTGACCCGCTGCAAGCTGCAGATGATGCGGCTGGCGGCGCAGCCGGACGGTTTCCGCCTGGGCTCGGCGCTGTGCGGCGGCTTGTCGCTGGTGCATTACGCCGGCTTCCAGCAGGCCGCCGACGTGGCGCCGCTGCGCGCGCGCTATCAGGAACAGTTCGGCGAACTGATCGAACTGGGCATCCACGTGATGGCGGCGCAGAACGGCCGCGGCGAAATCACCATCGGCGACTCGCACGCCTACGCGCATACGCACGACCCGTTCGACGAGCACAGCATCAACGCCAAGGTGCTGGATTACCTGGGCCGGTTCCTGCGCCTGCCCGATCCGCGCGTGATCCAGACCTGGCACGGCATCTATCCCAAGCTCACCGACGGCAGCAGCGAATTCGTCGCCGAGCCGGCGCCGGGCGTGACCATCGTCAACGCCATTGGCGGCGGCGGACTGGGCATGACCTTGAGCTTCGGGCTGGCGGAAGAAATCGTCGATGGCCGCTACGGTGCGGTGCGCCGGTCGGCGGCCTGA
- a CDS encoding tetratricopeptide repeat protein, with the protein MRWVWMWAALIAPSVALAQTAQGNEAGAATCLEQAVVLPDPAECLRRYRREPDGDMPATLTALYERSVELQNKGEFAAAAAVLDCAESAAGAHPAAAIEHELLRRRGVLDYRRECPAQALEKFKRALKLAERNEDRPAQSKTWNNIGSALRRLGDYRGALQALMTSLELQRGLPQAEAGKTLNNIADIYRDLGENANAIRHYDQARAEFLRDGNKAEAGHVLSSLGVLALNNGELQRGESLLTQARDELIQAGDKKYLMRTYSELGRAAIERGDVAAAKRWTDSGLAIAAQDAKTIVPAPLQLQAARGDRLRGQARAAQQRMSQALNALAVQDSDRPDLLAELARDFEALGEWPQAMAALRESEDAARALREARYDREMKWMQLRFETAERDRTIAALATQNQVRALSLKQRTLALWLTVVSALAALLGLTVFFLRRQHRARVAEAARQARLAEEVDYYRRAAAELGVDRARLQAALDSRDDAVLVLDAGGQVLAANRSAGELLQPSQAAPLAGRAFGELLDEPDALRFAQALEHLDESSAPQGFDFRLGAQAEPLRAQLSESGQGEGLIVLGLKSSAAHDGATTAGENAGADPLGVEAPAMADEELRLSFRRALVELMLAVVEAWERSTGQGRLELAEKSRIWRVTVDDGRLRARAMERYLSLSKLPRQPRWRDVLRSGYYVLAECALEEPVRDELQRHVDAVLAYTRRHALV; encoded by the coding sequence ATGCGGTGGGTGTGGATGTGGGCGGCGTTGATCGCGCCGTCGGTGGCGCTGGCACAGACCGCACAGGGCAATGAGGCGGGCGCGGCGACGTGCTTGGAACAGGCGGTGGTGCTGCCCGATCCGGCCGAATGCCTGCGCCGTTACCGGCGCGAGCCCGACGGTGACATGCCGGCGACGCTGACGGCGTTGTACGAGCGCAGCGTCGAGCTGCAGAACAAAGGCGAATTCGCCGCCGCCGCGGCGGTGCTCGATTGCGCCGAGTCGGCCGCCGGCGCGCATCCGGCCGCGGCGATCGAACACGAGTTGCTGCGTCGCCGCGGCGTGCTCGATTACCGGCGCGAATGCCCGGCGCAGGCGCTGGAAAAATTCAAGCGCGCGCTGAAGCTGGCCGAGCGCAACGAGGACCGCCCGGCGCAATCCAAGACCTGGAACAACATCGGTTCGGCGCTGCGCCGGCTCGGTGATTACCGCGGCGCGCTGCAGGCGCTGATGACCAGCCTGGAGCTGCAGCGCGGCCTGCCGCAGGCCGAGGCCGGCAAGACCTTGAACAACATCGCCGACATCTATCGCGACCTGGGCGAGAACGCCAACGCGATCCGTCACTACGATCAGGCCCGCGCCGAATTCCTGCGCGACGGCAACAAGGCCGAGGCCGGCCACGTGCTGTCGAGCCTGGGCGTGCTGGCGCTGAACAACGGCGAGCTGCAGCGCGGGGAAAGCCTGCTGACCCAGGCGCGCGACGAGCTGATCCAGGCCGGCGACAAGAAATACCTGATGCGCACCTACAGCGAACTCGGCCGCGCCGCGATCGAACGCGGCGATGTGGCCGCAGCCAAGCGCTGGACCGACAGCGGCCTGGCGATCGCGGCGCAAGACGCCAAGACCATCGTGCCGGCGCCGCTGCAATTGCAGGCCGCGCGCGGCGACCGCCTGCGCGGCCAGGCGCGCGCCGCTCAGCAGCGCATGAGCCAGGCCTTGAACGCATTGGCGGTGCAGGACAGCGATCGTCCGGACCTGCTGGCGGAACTGGCGCGCGACTTCGAAGCGCTGGGCGAATGGCCGCAGGCGATGGCCGCGCTGCGTGAATCCGAGGACGCCGCGCGCGCGCTGCGCGAGGCGCGTTACGACCGCGAGATGAAGTGGATGCAACTGCGTTTCGAAACCGCCGAACGCGACCGCACCATCGCCGCGCTGGCGACGCAGAACCAGGTGCGCGCGCTGAGCCTGAAGCAGCGCACGCTGGCGTTGTGGCTGACGGTGGTATCGGCGCTGGCGGCCTTGCTGGGGCTGACGGTGTTCTTCCTGCGCCGGCAGCATCGCGCGCGCGTGGCCGAAGCGGCGCGTCAGGCGCGCTTGGCGGAGGAGGTCGATTACTACCGCCGCGCCGCCGCCGAACTCGGCGTCGATCGCGCGCGCCTGCAGGCCGCGCTCGACAGCCGCGACGACGCGGTGCTGGTGCTCGATGCCGGCGGCCAGGTGCTGGCGGCCAACCGCAGCGCCGGCGAATTGCTGCAACCCTCGCAAGCCGCACCGCTGGCCGGACGCGCGTTCGGCGAACTGCTGGACGAACCCGACGCCCTGCGTTTCGCCCAGGCGCTGGAGCATCTGGACGAATCCTCCGCGCCGCAGGGCTTCGATTTCAGACTCGGCGCGCAGGCCGAACCCCTGCGCGCGCAGCTCAGCGAAAGCGGGCAGGGCGAAGGCCTGATCGTGCTGGGGCTGAAATCCTCCGCCGCGCACGATGGCGCGACGACCGCGGGCGAAAACGCCGGAGCCGATCCGTTGGGCGTGGAAGCGCCGGCGATGGCCGACGAAGAACTACGTTTGTCGTTCCGCCGCGCGCTGGTGGAACTGATGCTGGCGGTGGTCGAAGCCTGGGAACGCAGCACCGGCCAGGGCCGACTGGAACTGGCGGAAAAGAGCCGGATCTGGCGCGTCACCGTCGACGACGGCCGTCTGCGCGCACGGGCGATGGAGCGTTACCTGAGCCTGTCCAAGCTGCCGCGCCAACCGCGCTGGCGCGACGTGCTGCGCTCGGGCTACTACGTCCTGGCCGAATGCGCGCTGGAGGAGCCGGTGCGCGACGAACTCCAGCGCCACGTCGATGCGGTGCTGGCCTATACACGACGCCACGCGCTGGTGTGA
- the purN gene encoding phosphoribosylglycinamide formyltransferase, whose product MPQPLPRIAVLASGRGSNLQAVIDAIAAGTLAGEIVGVYSDKPGAVALQRVPEALRWSAEAKRFPSREAFDAELADAVAASRPDWVLCAGYLRILGDAFVQRFRGRTINIHPSLLPKFRGLRTHARAIEEGEQEHGASVHFVIPELDAGALIAQAVVPIHSGDTADLLAERVLSVEHPLLLAVMRLATLGRLAEHGATVSLDGHPLFTPLRLDFAGRLTDPGNGSAV is encoded by the coding sequence ATGCCCCAACCGCTCCCCCGCATCGCCGTCCTCGCATCGGGCCGCGGCAGCAACCTGCAGGCCGTCATCGACGCCATCGCCGCCGGCACGCTGGCCGGCGAGATCGTCGGGGTCTACTCCGACAAGCCCGGCGCGGTCGCGCTGCAACGCGTCCCCGAGGCGCTGCGCTGGTCGGCCGAGGCCAAACGCTTCCCCAGCCGCGAGGCCTTCGACGCCGAACTCGCCGACGCGGTCGCCGCCTCGCGCCCGGACTGGGTGCTGTGCGCGGGCTACCTGCGCATCCTCGGCGACGCCTTCGTCCAGCGCTTCCGCGGCCGCACCATCAACATCCACCCCTCGCTGCTGCCCAAGTTCCGCGGCCTGCGCACCCATGCGCGAGCCATCGAGGAAGGCGAGCAAGAACACGGCGCCAGCGTGCATTTCGTGATCCCGGAACTCGACGCGGGCGCGTTGATCGCGCAGGCCGTGGTGCCGATCCACAGCGGCGATACAGCCGACTTGCTTGCCGAACGTGTCCTCAGCGTGGAACACCCCTTATTGCTGGCGGTAATGAGACTGGCGACCCTCGGCCGGCTGGCTGAACACGGCGCAACCGTGAGCCTGGACGGTCATCCGCTATTTACGCCGCTGCGTTTAGATTTCGCCGGCCGATTGACCGACCCGGGCAACGGCAGCGCGGTGTGA
- a CDS encoding alpha-D-ribose 1-methylphosphonate 5-triphosphate diphosphatase, whose amino-acid sequence MTELLLDNARLILPEAVIAGHVLIADGLIRQIGQGRSHSPAALDCEGDYLLPGLVELHTDNLEKHLLPRPGAHWPAAAALRAHDAQLLAAGITTALNAISVGEEDAEEAVDPQALLTALAEAREDGGLRVEHAVHLRCELPCPDLPARLQPLLRTTGLRLMSLMDHTPGQRQFHDLELYRGYSARHGNARDHEQFQARVQHLQQLQRRHADAHRRVVLAMARDLGLPLASHDDSDLNHIAEAVEAGACIAEFPVNLATANAAHAAGLQVLAGAPNLVRGGSHSGNVAASDLARAGVLDVLSSDYVPGSLLMAAFQLGEWESIGLARAVAMVTRTPARAVGYRDRGEIAPGLRADLLRVRVSRGLPQIEAVWVGGKQRY is encoded by the coding sequence ATGACCGAACTGTTGCTCGACAACGCACGACTGATCCTGCCCGAGGCGGTGATCGCCGGGCATGTGCTGATCGCCGACGGCCTGATCCGACAGATCGGCCAGGGCCGCAGCCACTCGCCGGCCGCGCTGGATTGCGAAGGCGATTACCTGCTGCCCGGCCTGGTCGAGCTGCACACCGACAATCTGGAAAAACACCTGCTGCCGCGCCCCGGCGCGCACTGGCCGGCCGCCGCCGCGCTGCGCGCGCACGATGCGCAGCTGCTGGCCGCCGGCATCACCACCGCGCTCAACGCCATCTCGGTAGGCGAAGAGGACGCCGAGGAAGCGGTCGATCCTCAGGCGTTGTTGACGGCGCTGGCCGAAGCGCGCGAAGACGGCGGCCTGCGGGTCGAGCACGCCGTGCATCTGCGCTGCGAACTGCCCTGCCCGGATCTGCCGGCGCGGCTGCAACCGCTGTTGCGCACGACCGGGCTGCGGCTGATGTCGTTGATGGATCACACGCCCGGGCAGCGGCAATTCCACGATCTGGAGCTGTATCGCGGCTACAGCGCGCGCCACGGCAACGCCCGCGATCACGAGCAGTTCCAGGCGCGCGTGCAGCATCTGCAGCAATTGCAGCGGCGTCATGCCGATGCCCATCGCCGCGTGGTGCTGGCCATGGCGCGCGATCTCGGCCTGCCGCTGGCCAGCCACGACGATTCGGATCTGAACCACATCGCCGAAGCGGTCGAAGCCGGCGCGTGCATCGCCGAATTCCCGGTCAACCTGGCCACCGCCAACGCCGCGCATGCAGCCGGTCTGCAAGTGCTGGCGGGCGCGCCGAATCTGGTTCGCGGCGGTTCGCACAGCGGCAACGTCGCCGCCAGCGATCTGGCGCGCGCGGGCGTGCTCGACGTGTTGTCGTCGGATTACGTGCCCGGCAGTTTGCTGATGGCGGCGTTCCAGTTGGGCGAGTGGGAATCGATCGGCCTGGCGCGCGCGGTCGCTATGGTTACGCGCACGCCGGCGCGGGCGGTGGGTTATCGCGATCGCGGCGAGATCGCTCCGGGCCTGCGCGCGGATCTGCTGCGCGTGCGGGTGTCGCGCGGCTTGCCGCAGATCGAGGCGGTGTGGGTAGGCGGCAAGCAACGCTACTGA
- a CDS encoding TonB-dependent receptor translates to MKTPTRTPLALALLAVLPLVCQAQTPSTPADAGVRNASTAAVVAGGAPLETAATLDTISVIGHREVRQVQHIGKVELQASALGTNPVKVLEKLPGVHFVSSDPWGSYEWSNRIAIRGFAQNQLGYTLDDLPLGDNSYANNNGLSPNRAILPENIAQLELAQGSGALRIPSTSNLGGALLLHSSDPESEFGARVNLAYGDNATLRSFVRVDTGDHGGFSAYVSGMHSQADRWKGAGVQEQQQFNGKAVYQWDRGRVAAWLSTSRRNETDDQDMSLDLIRRCGYDWDNYAPDWQRALAAAKGQFSGCMKTKDDAYYLARGMRNDDLASVSGEFDLNDQLRLNATAYYHRNEGQGHWFTPYISSPTIPMALRITSYDIERSGLNARLAYTLDQHTLEGGFWFEDSVHGAGRSFVNIAGPIDDQRFFDPSEFAQRLFRQRFDTRTRQWFLQDTMRLLDERLTINAGFKGQDVVTDGTVVVPGRAGGRLSTRDNFLPQLGLSWKLNEQSDVFANYAENQAAFRPGVNGAWSLTQASFDLSRASAKPEESKTLELGWRYGDDRYQLSTTLYGVNFDNRQLVIVPCPGVVSCPNQFANVGKVRTLGGEFAFVWTPTEHLRWLTSYAYNDSQYRSNYLSSGKLVQVRGKQVVDTPKQLFATEISYGAGDFELRLGGKYTGKRYYTYTNDAGTDAFWLWDAGVSWQRKDVGQIKSLRVGLNVYNLLDKTYIATLGSNGFRDTDPQGTFQTLLTGAPRQWFVSVDAKF, encoded by the coding sequence ATGAAAACCCCGACCCGCACTCCCCTGGCGCTGGCGCTGCTCGCCGTGCTGCCCCTGGTCTGTCAGGCACAAACCCCGTCCACGCCCGCCGACGCCGGCGTGCGCAACGCCAGCACCGCCGCGGTCGTCGCCGGTGGCGCGCCGCTGGAAACCGCAGCGACCCTGGATACGATCTCGGTGATCGGCCATCGCGAGGTGCGCCAGGTCCAGCACATCGGCAAGGTCGAGCTGCAGGCCAGCGCGCTGGGCACCAATCCGGTCAAGGTGCTGGAGAAACTGCCCGGCGTGCACTTCGTCTCCTCCGATCCGTGGGGCAGCTACGAGTGGTCCAACCGCATCGCCATCCGCGGTTTCGCCCAGAACCAACTGGGCTACACGCTCGACGATCTGCCTCTGGGCGACAACAGCTACGCGAACAACAACGGCCTGTCGCCCAATCGCGCGATCCTGCCGGAGAACATCGCGCAGCTCGAACTCGCGCAAGGCTCCGGCGCGTTGCGCATTCCCTCCACCAGCAATCTGGGCGGCGCGTTGTTGCTGCATTCGTCCGACCCGGAAAGCGAATTCGGCGCGCGCGTCAACCTCGCCTACGGCGACAACGCCACCTTGCGCAGCTTCGTGCGCGTGGACACCGGCGATCACGGCGGCTTCAGCGCCTACGTCTCGGGCATGCACAGTCAAGCCGATCGCTGGAAAGGCGCCGGCGTGCAGGAGCAGCAACAGTTCAACGGCAAGGCGGTCTATCAGTGGGATCGCGGCCGCGTCGCCGCGTGGCTGTCCACTTCGCGCCGCAATGAGACCGATGATCAGGACATGTCGCTCGACCTGATCCGCCGCTGCGGCTACGACTGGGACAACTACGCACCCGACTGGCAGCGCGCGCTCGCCGCCGCCAAGGGCCAGTTCAGCGGTTGCATGAAAACCAAGGACGATGCGTATTACCTCGCGCGCGGCATGCGCAACGACGATCTGGCCAGCGTGTCGGGCGAGTTCGATCTCAACGACCAGCTGCGCCTGAACGCCACCGCCTACTACCATCGCAACGAAGGCCAGGGCCACTGGTTCACGCCCTACATCAGCTCGCCGACGATCCCGATGGCGCTGCGCATCACCAGCTACGACATCGAACGCAGCGGCTTGAACGCGCGTCTGGCCTACACCCTGGACCAGCACACGCTGGAAGGCGGCTTCTGGTTCGAAGACAGCGTGCACGGCGCCGGCCGCAGCTTCGTCAATATCGCCGGGCCCATCGACGATCAGCGCTTCTTCGATCCGAGCGAGTTCGCCCAGCGCCTGTTCCGCCAGCGTTTCGATACCCGCACGCGGCAGTGGTTCCTGCAGGACACGATGCGTTTGCTCGACGAACGCCTGACCATCAACGCCGGTTTCAAGGGCCAGGACGTGGTCACCGACGGCACCGTGGTGGTTCCCGGCCGCGCCGGCGGACGCCTGAGCACGCGCGACAATTTCCTGCCGCAGCTCGGCCTGTCGTGGAAGTTGAACGAGCAAAGCGACGTGTTCGCCAACTACGCGGAAAACCAGGCGGCGTTCCGTCCCGGCGTCAACGGCGCGTGGTCGCTGACCCAGGCGTCCTTCGACCTCAGCCGCGCCAGCGCCAAGCCGGAGGAGTCCAAGACCCTGGAACTGGGCTGGCGTTACGGCGACGATCGCTATCAGCTGTCCACCACCTTGTACGGGGTCAACTTCGATAACCGCCAGTTGGTGATCGTGCCCTGCCCCGGCGTGGTCAGCTGTCCGAACCAGTTCGCCAACGTCGGCAAGGTGCGCACGCTCGGCGGCGAATTCGCCTTCGTGTGGACGCCGACCGAACACCTGCGCTGGCTCACCAGCTATGCCTACAACGATTCGCAGTACCGCTCGAATTACCTCAGCAGCGGCAAGCTGGTGCAGGTGCGCGGCAAGCAGGTGGTGGATACGCCCAAGCAGTTGTTCGCCACCGAGATCAGCTACGGCGCCGGCGATTTCGAACTGCGCCTGGGCGGCAAGTACACCGGCAAGCGTTACTACACCTACACCAACGACGCCGGCACCGACGCGTTCTGGCTGTGGGACGCGGGAGTGAGCTGGCAGCGCAAGGACGTGGGACAGATCAAGTCGCTGCGGGTTGGGCTGAACGTCTACAACCTGCTGGACAAGACTTATATCGCCACCTTGGGCAGCAACGGCTTTCGCGACACCGATCCGCAGGGGACGTTCCAGACCTTGCTGACAGGCGCGCCGCGGCAGTGGTTTGTTTCGGTGGATGCGAAATTCTGA